Proteins from a genomic interval of Desulfovibrio aminophilus DSM 12254:
- a CDS encoding aldehyde ferredoxin oxidoreductase family protein, protein MLKILRINTRTREYRFEDLGDYAGLGGRALTSRMVGREVPADCHPLSAANKLVMAGGILACTNAANSGRTSVGAKSPLTGGIKESNVGGQFAHKLPKLGLLAVVFEDKPAADAPFVTVLVKKDSVEFLDAADIVGKCNYAAHDVLKARFGEKVVTALVGPAGEQCLMASNIQFSDPDGRPSRSAGRGGLGAVMGSKKIKAVILDPEAKDAVEMADPEKFKVARKRWTDILMGHPVTSQGLPTYGTAILVNIINEAGALPTKNFRTGRFDGAQKISGETMTETIKARKGAYKHGCHTGCVIQCSQIYNDKNGEYLTTGFEYETIWGFGANLLIDDLDDIATMDRTCDEIGLDTIEMANTMAMAMEAGLVPWGDSKGAINLLRKVGTNDPLGRILGNGTVFTAQAFGVDRVPVVKNQALPAYDPRAVKGVGVTYATTTMGADHTAGYAVCQNILKVGGDVDTLGKAGQVEISKNLQVATAAVDSLGLCLFVAFAVLDTPDALQVIADMVSGLIGKPYSVDDIVGLGVNCLKDELAFNKGAGFTKEHDQLPAFFRNEPLPPHNTVWDFSTDEMQAAKVG, encoded by the coding sequence ATGTTGAAGATACTGCGCATCAACACCCGGACGCGGGAATACCGCTTCGAGGATCTGGGCGACTATGCCGGACTCGGCGGCCGCGCCCTGACCTCGCGCATGGTGGGTCGGGAGGTTCCGGCCGACTGTCACCCCCTGTCCGCGGCCAACAAGCTGGTCATGGCGGGGGGAATCCTGGCCTGCACGAACGCGGCCAACTCCGGCCGCACCTCGGTGGGGGCCAAGTCGCCGCTCACCGGCGGCATCAAGGAGTCCAACGTGGGCGGCCAGTTCGCCCACAAGCTTCCCAAGCTGGGCCTGCTGGCCGTGGTCTTCGAGGACAAGCCCGCGGCCGATGCCCCCTTCGTCACCGTGCTGGTGAAGAAGGACTCGGTGGAGTTCCTGGACGCCGCCGACATCGTGGGCAAGTGCAATTACGCGGCCCACGACGTGCTCAAGGCCCGCTTCGGCGAGAAGGTCGTCACGGCTCTCGTCGGCCCGGCCGGTGAGCAGTGTCTCATGGCCTCCAACATCCAGTTCTCCGACCCCGACGGCCGTCCCAGCCGTTCGGCGGGTCGCGGCGGCCTGGGCGCGGTCATGGGCTCCAAGAAGATCAAGGCCGTGATCCTCGACCCCGAGGCCAAGGACGCCGTGGAAATGGCCGATCCCGAGAAGTTCAAGGTCGCCCGCAAGCGTTGGACCGACATCCTCATGGGCCACCCGGTCACGAGCCAGGGGCTGCCCACCTACGGCACGGCCATCCTGGTGAACATCATCAACGAGGCCGGGGCCCTGCCGACCAAGAACTTCCGCACCGGCCGCTTCGACGGCGCGCAGAAGATCAGCGGCGAAACCATGACCGAAACCATCAAGGCCCGCAAGGGAGCCTACAAGCACGGCTGCCACACGGGCTGCGTGATCCAGTGCTCGCAGATATACAACGACAAGAACGGCGAGTATCTGACCACCGGCTTCGAGTATGAAACCATCTGGGGCTTCGGGGCCAACCTCCTGATCGACGACCTGGATGACATCGCCACCATGGACCGCACTTGCGACGAGATCGGCCTGGACACCATCGAGATGGCCAACACCATGGCCATGGCCATGGAAGCCGGATTGGTTCCCTGGGGCGACAGCAAGGGCGCGATCAACCTGCTCAGGAAGGTCGGCACCAACGATCCCCTGGGCCGCATTCTGGGCAACGGCACGGTCTTCACGGCCCAGGCCTTCGGCGTGGACCGCGTACCCGTGGTCAAGAACCAAGCCCTGCCCGCCTACGACCCGCGCGCGGTCAAGGGCGTGGGCGTGACTTACGCCACCACCACCATGGGAGCGGATCACACCGCTGGATACGCGGTGTGCCAGAACATCCTCAAGGTGGGCGGCGACGTGGACACCCTGGGCAAGGCGGGCCAAGTGGAGATATCCAAGAACCTCCAGGTGGCCACCGCCGCCGTGGATTCCTTGGGCCTGTGCCTGTTCGTGGCCTTCGCCGTCCTGGATACCCCGGACGCCCTCCAGGTGATCGCGGACATGGTTTCCGGGCTCATCGGCAAGCCCTACTCCGTGGACGACATCGTGGGCCTGGGTGTGAACTGCCTGAAGGACGAGCTGGCCTTCAACAAGGGCGCGGGGTTCACCAAGGAGCATGACCAGCTGCCGGCCTTCTTCCGCAACGAGCCGCTGCCCCCGCACAACACGGTGTGGGATTTCAGCACCGACGAGATGCAGGCCGCCAAGGTCGGCTGA
- a CDS encoding MoaD/ThiS family protein has product MHISVRCFAQLVTNQPENPEHFPVADGETVGRVMERLGLPETEVKLIFVNGVKAGTGTVLRDGDRLGLFPAVGGG; this is encoded by the coding sequence ATGCACATCAGCGTGAGATGCTTCGCCCAGCTGGTCACGAATCAGCCCGAGAACCCCGAGCACTTTCCCGTGGCCGACGGGGAAACCGTGGGCCGGGTCATGGAGCGCCTCGGCCTGCCCGAGACCGAGGTCAAGCTCATCTTCGTCAACGGCGTCAAGGCTGGGACCGGAACCGTGCTCAGGGACGGGGACCGCCTCGGACTGTTCCCGGCAGTGGGCGGGGGCTGA
- a CDS encoding ThiF family adenylyltransferase translates to MDLAGGVAAAAVTRDLPGGPVPVLSLEAGREIARLCGVAARDVDECALRQGVWPERHLRNHAACTVVEQLRLLTACAAVVGLGGLGGHVLELLARAGVGHIRACDGDRFEATNLNRQLLSTEDGLGGSKAEAARNRLARINSSVEADVRDVFLDEAGMRELLHGADLAVDCLGGLAQRKALQDAARDVGIPLVTAAMAGLTAFVATVLPGAAGPADFLGGAGQPSGEDILGTPPESVAVAAAFQGAECLRLLRGRTSALDGRMLVVDLRSMAFETLSLG, encoded by the coding sequence GTGGACCTCGCCGGCGGAGTGGCGGCCGCCGCCGTCACGCGTGATCTGCCCGGAGGCCCCGTGCCGGTGCTTTCCCTGGAGGCCGGACGGGAGATCGCCCGGCTCTGTGGCGTCGCGGCACGGGACGTGGACGAATGCGCCCTGCGGCAAGGAGTCTGGCCCGAGCGTCATCTGCGCAACCACGCGGCTTGCACCGTCGTGGAGCAGCTCCGGCTCCTGACGGCGTGCGCGGCCGTGGTCGGCTTGGGCGGTCTGGGCGGGCATGTGCTGGAGCTTCTCGCGCGGGCCGGGGTGGGCCATATCCGGGCCTGCGACGGCGACCGCTTCGAGGCCACCAATCTGAACCGTCAGCTCCTGTCCACGGAAGACGGCCTGGGCGGCTCCAAGGCCGAGGCCGCGCGGAACCGCCTGGCGCGGATCAATTCTTCCGTGGAGGCGGACGTGCGCGACGTTTTTCTGGACGAGGCGGGTATGCGGGAATTGCTTCACGGCGCGGATCTGGCCGTGGACTGCCTGGGCGGTTTGGCCCAGCGCAAGGCTCTGCAGGACGCGGCCCGGGATGTGGGCATCCCCCTGGTCACCGCGGCCATGGCCGGGCTGACCGCCTTCGTGGCCACGGTGTTGCCCGGAGCAGCGGGACCGGCTGATTTTCTGGGCGGAGCCGGGCAGCCTTCCGGCGAGGACATTCTCGGCACTCCGCCGGAGAGCGTGGCCGTGGCCGCGGCGTTCCAGGGCGCCGAATGCCTGCGCCTGCTGCGCGGACGGACTTCGGCTCTGGACGGCCGGATGCTGGTCGTCGACCTGCGCTCCATGGCTTTCGAAACCCTGTCCCTGGGTTGA
- a CDS encoding phosphoribosylanthranilate isomerase: MNPIIQIAGVRDLAEARMLARAGATHVGIPLRLDVHAPDVSEAEAAAIVRGLGNEAAVVCITYAVEPRELAELADFLVVAGMQLHGPVSPGQAAELRRLRPGLFLIKSLVVAPGRREALHRDVEAFAPYVDAFLTDTFDPASGASGATGKTHDWSVSRELVLSSPRPVILAGGLTPENVARAVLEVRPAGVDAHTGLEDASGRKVETLARRFAEQARAAWAVMRSEGPVSGGVASFRGTG, translated from the coding sequence ATGAATCCCATCATCCAGATCGCCGGGGTCAGGGATCTGGCCGAGGCCCGGATGCTTGCCCGTGCCGGGGCGACCCATGTGGGCATCCCCCTGCGCCTGGACGTGCATGCCCCGGACGTGAGCGAGGCCGAGGCCGCCGCCATCGTGCGCGGCCTGGGGAACGAGGCGGCGGTGGTCTGCATCACCTACGCCGTGGAGCCCCGCGAATTGGCCGAGCTGGCGGACTTTCTGGTGGTGGCGGGCATGCAGCTGCATGGGCCGGTGAGTCCCGGGCAGGCGGCCGAGCTGCGCCGCCTGCGGCCCGGGCTGTTTCTGATCAAGAGTCTGGTGGTGGCTCCCGGCCGGAGGGAGGCGCTCCACCGGGATGTGGAAGCCTTCGCACCATACGTGGACGCCTTCCTCACCGACACCTTCGACCCGGCCAGCGGCGCCAGCGGCGCCACGGGCAAGACCCATGACTGGTCCGTGAGCCGGGAGCTTGTGCTGTCCTCGCCCCGGCCCGTGATCCTGGCCGGAGGCCTGACGCCGGAGAACGTGGCCCGCGCGGTGCTTGAGGTGCGCCCGGCCGGGGTGGACGCACACACCGGGCTGGAGGACGCGTCGGGGCGCAAGGTCGAAACCCTGGCGCGCCGCTTCGCGGAGCAGGCCCGCGCGGCTTGGGCCGTGATGCGGTCGGAAGGCCCGGTTTCAGGGGGTGTTGCCTCTTTTCGGGGAACAGGGTAG
- the infA gene encoding translation initiation factor IF-1: MSKEEAIEVEGVIQEALPNAMFRVELQNGHSILGHISGKMRKHYIRILPGDKVKVELSPYDLTRGRITFRMR, translated from the coding sequence ATGTCCAAAGAAGAAGCCATTGAAGTGGAAGGCGTCATTCAGGAAGCCTTGCCCAACGCCATGTTTCGTGTGGAGCTGCAGAACGGTCACTCCATTCTCGGCCATATTTCCGGCAAGATGCGCAAACACTACATCCGCATCCTGCCCGGAGACAAGGTCAAGGTGGAACTTTCCCCCTACGATTTGACCCGGGGCCGGATCACCTTCCGCATGCGCTAG
- a CDS encoding cold shock domain-containing protein, translating to MRQNGVVSWFDERKGFGFITDSEGRDVFVHYSEIVREGFQTLEEGERVSFELASGGEARKAQNVVPLRQSSML from the coding sequence ATGCGGCAAAACGGCGTGGTCAGCTGGTTCGACGAGCGCAAGGGCTTCGGCTTCATCACCGACTCGGAAGGCCGGGATGTCTTCGTGCATTACAGCGAGATCGTGCGTGAGGGCTTCCAGACGTTGGAAGAGGGGGAGCGGGTGAGCTTCGAACTGGCCTCGGGAGGTGAAGCCCGCAAGGCCCAGAACGTGGTTCCTCTCCGGCAGTCGTCCATGCTCTGA